Genomic segment of Hyalangium ruber:
GCTGAGGGCGCGGGCGCCGATGCGGGCTTGGCCGGCTCGCTGCCCTTGGTACACGCCGCCGCGAGGAGGATGGCGACCCCTCCGATCAGTGCCCGGACCCTCTGCATACGCATGTCTTCCCCTCTTCTTGTTTGAAAGCGGGCGGAATCTAGCCCGGCCCTGGCCGATTCGTGGAACCCCGAATTTCGTCGAGGGCTCCACTCTCAGTCCGGGTTGCCCGCCCTCCGAGCGCCCTACCGCTCGACGCCCGAGCGCCTTTTGGCGTACCTAGGGGGCCATGACCGCACGCCCCGAGTTGCTCGTCGTTGGCCACGTCACCCGCGATTACATCCGGGGAGAAACCCGCCTGGGTGGCGCCGCCTCGTTCTCCTCACGGGTCGCGGCCACGCTCGGCATCGAGACGGCGCTCGTCACGTCGGCCCCTTCGGACTACGCGCTGATGGCCCCGCTGCGGTCGCTGCCCGGGCTGTCGATCCATGTCGTGCCGAGCCCGACGGTGACCACCTTCGAGCTCGACTACAGCGGCCCGCGCCGCCGCCTCTATCTGCGCGAGGTGGCGCGCCCCATCCGCATCGAGGACATCCCGCCCGAATGGCGCGACATCCCCGTGGCTTATGTGGCGCCCGTGGCGGGCGAGTGCGATCGGGCGCTCGTCGAGGGGCTGCGCTCGAAGCTGATCTGTGTGGGGCTCCAGGGCTGGCTCCGGAAGACCGCCCCGGATGGGCTCGTGGAGCCGAGCATCCACTCCGAGGCCTCCGAGCCTCCCCGAGGGTTGGGCGCGGCCGTCTTCTCCGAAGAGGACCATCCCGAGGCCGAGTTCCTCGCCGAGCAGTTCGCCCGCCGGGGCCCGGTCGTGGCCCTCACGCGGGGCCGGCGCGGCTCCACCGTGCGCGCGGGCAGCCAGCAGTGGGAGATCCCCGCCGCGCCCGCCAACGAGGTGGATCCGACAGGCGCTGGGGACGTGTTCGGGATTGGCTTGACGCTCGCGCTCGCGCGGGGCGCCTCGGCTCCGGACGCGGCACGGGCCGCCGCCGCGATCGCCGCGCGCGTCGTCGAGGGCCCTGAGATGGGGAACCTCTCGGCGGCGGATGCCATGCACCTGCCTCCGCGCCCGTGAGCCACCCGCTCACCAGCGCACGGGCAACGCGTCGAAGCCGCGGAAGACCAGGCTGTTGCACTTGATACGGGGAGGCCGCTCTTCGTCCAGGCGCAGCCCCGGCATGCGCCGCAAGAGCGCTCCGAAGGAGAGATCCAGCTCGCGGCGCGCCAGGCCTGCGCCCAGGCACAGGTGCGGCCCGAACGCGAAGCTCAGGTGCTTGTTGTTCGCGCGGGTGATGTCGAAGCGGTCCGGCTCCGGGAAGACGGACGGATCGCGGTTCGCGGCGGCGATGCCGAGGAAGACGATCTGCCCACGGCGGATGCTCCTCCCGCGCAGCTCCAGATCCTCGATGGCGATGCGGTGCATGAAGGGCACGGCGGGGGCGTAGCGCAGCACCTCCTCCACCGCGGACATGAGGAGCGTGGGGTTCTCTCGCAGCTTCTGGAGCTGCTCGGGGTGCGTGAGCAGGGCATGCACGCCATTGCTGAGCTGATCGATCGTGGTGACGTGGCCAGCGGTCAGGATGAGGATCGCGTTGGCGACGAGCTGGTCCTCGTCCATGCGGCCCTCTGCCTGGGCCTGGATCATCATGCTGAGGATGTCCCGGCCCGGGGACTTGCGGCGCTCCTGGGCGAGCGCTCCCAGGTACCGGGCCAGGTTCCTCATCGCGTCATTGGCGCGCAGGGCCGCCTCTTCCATCCCCTCCACGGGCGAGCCGAAGAACCGGGCGATGCAGTTGGCCCAGATCTGGAAGTCCTCGCGGTGGGCCACGGGGATGTCGAAGAACTCCATGATGATGAGTGAGGGCAGCGGCTCCGAGAAGTCCAACACCAGATCCATCCGCCCCATGTCCTGGACGCGATCCAGCAACGTGTCGACGACCCGGTGGATCATCGGTCGCCAGCCATCGAGCGCCTGCGTGGTGAAGCCCGGGTTGGTCTGACGGCGCAGGCGGGAGTGCTCGGCCCCGTCCTTCATCAACATCTGCTGACTGGCGTAGTGCAGGTAGTCCCGGACCTTGTCGGTCCCTACTCCGCGCAGTTGCTGCTCGACGACGAGCTGGGTCCGCTCGGCGCTCAGGCGCGGATCCCGGAAGCAGGCCGCCACATCCTCGTGGCGGGTGACGAACCACGCTTGCAGCGTGTCCGACCAGTACACGGGCTCCGACTCGAGCAGGTGCTTGTAGAGAGGGTTCGGGTCGAGCAGGTTCTCGGGACTGACGACGTCGAGCGCGATTTTCTCTGCGGCAACCGTCATGTGGACTCCCCCCTGTCAGCGGTGAATTTTCGGCCGAGGTTGCCTCCGGAACCCATAGCCCTGCCGGACAGGGTGGGAAGTGACTGGGTCACGAAGAAGACGGCAAGCCCGCCCCTGCCCGCTCGGCCGCACCCGAGGGCCACCCATCCAACCGGCCAATGCGGCGCGTAGGTTCTCATGAATAGAGAAGTCATGGGGGACACAAACATGAGCAACCTTGAAACAGTCCAGTCGATCTATGCCGCCTTCAGCCGAGGCGACGTCCGCTCGATCCTCGAGCACCTGTCCGAGGACGTGGAGTGGGAGTACGGGGTCGCTCCGAACGATGTGCCCTGGCTGCAGGCGAGGCACGGCCGCTCCGGTGCGCTGGAGTTCCTCCAGAGCCTGCAGGCGCTCGAGTTCCACACCTTCGAGCCGAAGACCTTCCTCGAGGCGCCAAGGCTGGTGGTCGTCCTGGTGGACATCGATCTGGAGGTCAAGGCGACGGGTCAGCGCATCGCCGAGAAGGAAGAGGTCCACATCTGGCGCTTCGATGAGACGGGCCAGGTGGTCCGCTTCCGTCACGCCGTGGACAGCTACCAACACTCCCGGGCGCTGCGGGCAGGCACCGCGTCGGAGTCCACCGGCTCCACGGGCGACTTCGCGCTGCCATGGGGTCCGACCCTGGCTTGAGGCCGAGCCGCTCTCCGCGTCGAGCGCCCCGTGACAGGCGGTCAGTTCCCCTTGGCCTGGGAGCGGCGGGAGAAGCGCAGAATGGAACGGAAGAGCTCCTCCACCGCCTCGGCCTCTAGCCCCAGCTCCGCGGCCCAGGCGCGCCTCTCCGCGAGGAGCGATTCTTCTCGCGCCGGGTCGAGCACCGGGCGCCCTTCTCGTGCCTTGGCTCGGGCCGCCCGCTGTGCCAGCTCGGTCCTGCGGGCCAGCAACTCCATCAGCTCTCGATCAAGCTGGTCGATGTGCGCCCGGGCCTCGGTCAGCTCCGGCGAGCCCGCCTGGGGGGCTGGAATCGCCATGTGCCCTGCTTCCTGAGCGCTCGACTCGGGGGGCAGGCGCTCCAGCTCCCCGTGGATCTCCTCGAGGGCCTTGAGCAGGTGGCTCCGGGCCTCCGAGGCGAAGGGGTTCTCTCGCTGGATGGCGGCGAAGAGGTGCCCGGCGTCCGAGCGAACCACCTCGATGGTACGGGCCAGCGCCTTGAAGCTCGCGGGAGCGAACGGGACATTGATGCCCGTCCCCGCGTCGATCATCCCCTTGGCCACGAAGAACGTGAGGGCGTGAGTGTGCGCCATCACCCGGTCGTGGTTCTCGGGCGTCTGCTCGACGATCTCGCAGCCCAGCCGCTCGTAGAAGCGGCGCGCTCGCCCGGCGGCCTCTGGGTGCTGGGGGTTGGGGCAGATGACCACCCGAAGAGGCCGCTCGGCCATCGCCAGGCTGAGCGGGCCGAAGAGTGGATGGGTGCCCACCCAGGGGACCTTGGTGCCGAGCACCTCGGCGAGCGCCTCCACCGGCTTCACCTTCACACTGCCCACATCCATCACGAGCTGCTCAGGTCGCAGGTGCGGACGCAGCGCTTCGAGAACGGAGTGCAGTCGCGGCACGGGAACAGCTACCACCACGAGCTCCGCCCCCGCGACCAACTCTGGAAGCGAGGTGACACGGTAGGGCTCTGGAACCTCGGAGAACGGATCCAGGGCCCGGTAGCTCATGCCGGACTCCACCAGGAGCGTGCCCAGCGCGCGACCGAACCGCCCGTACCCCACCAGCGCAACCTGCGTCATGTGGCACCTCGTACTCGATCAATTCGCCGTCCGGGTGCTCAGCGCGCTGACGGGGCCGGCGGGCTGAGCACCTTCATGGTGCCGCGGGTCACGCCGAACTGCTCGTGGACCGCCGCGCGCCGGGTGGCCTCGGCCGGGGTGAGCCGGCCCGCGAGCAGCTCCTGGTAGGCCGCCAGCACCCGCGCCGCCTCCTCCTGGGACTCCCGCACGAACTCCACCCGGAAGCGCCGTACCCCGCTCTCCAGCAGCCGGGGCACCAGCGAAGCCGCACTCTGGGCCTGGGCGTTGAACACCGTGTTGCGGCAGCCCACGTCCACGATCACCGGGTGGTCCAACCCCAACCTGTCCCGCAGCGAGATCTGGTGCTTCTCACACGGCCGTCCGCAGGTGCGGAAGTCACGCCCGTTGGACAACGTGTGCGAGTACACGCAGTGCTCGGTGTGGAACGTGGCGATGTGGTGGTGCAGCGCCACCGTGAAGCGGTGCGCCGGTGCGTTCGCCAGCAGCGCGGACACCTGCGTCGCGTCCAGATCGTGCGAGCACGTGAGCGTGTCCAACCCCAGCCCCAACAGGTACGCGGCCGTCAGCGAGTTGGTGACGTTGAGCGAGAAGTCCCCGTGCAGCACCGGGCGAGGCTGGCCCGCCGGACGCTCCAGGAAGTGCATCATCGCGCCCCAGTGGCGCACCAGCACCGCATCCGGGCGCAGCCGGTCGATGCGCTGGTCGTAGCCCTCCTCGCCCGGCTTCTGCACCCGCACCGTCGCGATCGTCACCCGCAGCCCCGCCGCCTTCGCTCGCTCCACCGCCCGCTGCAACCCCACCAGCTCCATCCAGTCCAGCTCTACCTCGGGCAGACCGGCGGCGATGACCGCCTCGAGCTGCGCGTCGTTGCGGCACAGGGGAATCAGCCGCGCGCTCTCCTCTGCTGGAGCCGCGGGCACCCGCTCAGAGAGCGAGACGCGCGTCGACTCGAGCACCGGCGTCTCGATGACCGTCCGGCGGTAGCCGCGCTCCACCGCCGTGGTGAGCTCCGTCACCAACTGGCGCCGCAGCGCCTTGAGCTCGGAGACCGGCAGGTGCAAGCCCGGCGTCAGGCCCGACATATCCAAACCCGCGAGGCGGAAGGTCGTGCCTCCAAACGCCCCGAGCTTGTCTCGCAGCAGCGCCTCATCCAGGCCTCCCGCACGCGCAGGGGTCAGCGTCCCCTGGCTGGAGGCCGAGGACTCATGCCCCCAGGCGCTGGCCTGCACACGCAGCACTGCGCCCTCCGAGCCCGAGACCTTCAGCTCGAGAGGGATGCGGCCCTCCGGCTCGCCCTGCGCCAGCAGCCCCTCGACGCGACGCACCATGGACGGATCGCTGTTGAGCCACACGCGCTGCCCGGCCGCCACGCGCCCCAGATCCGGACCCGGGTGACCAAAGCCCAGCACCCACCCATCGCCCTGACGCTCCACGCGGAAGATGGGGCCGCCCGGCTCGTTCTTGTCCTCCGGATGGCCCGCGTCGAAGACCACGCCCATTCCTGGACGGGGATCGATCGCCTCGGGCGCGGGCTCTCCTTCCAGGGGCGAGGCCACCTTGCCAGCAGGAGCCTCCGGGCGCTCCTCGCCCAGCCCCAGGGCGCCCGTCCACGGACGCTCATCGGGGACGATCCACACCTCCTTGCCGGAGATGGACCGGACGCGGCCCAGGTACAGCCCTCGGTGCTTGGGGAAGCGGCCCTCGACGAGCGTCTGGTGGTCCGAGCCCGCCAGGAACCCATTGGAGAAGCCACGGCTGTACGCCAGCGACATGTCCGCCAGGTCCCGCTTCAGCCGCGCCTCGTCCGGCGCCCCCGCGAGGATGCTCTCCACCCAGCGCTGATAGCCCTGCACGGTGGAGGAGACGTACGCCGGGCCCTTGAGCCGACCTTCGATCTTCAGCCCGTGGACGCCGATCTCCACCAGCTCGGGCACCGCGCGCACGCCCGCGAGATCCTTCGGGCTGAGCAGGTACTTCACCTCGCCCAGCTCCCGCGTCTCCCCATCCACCACGAGATCGTACGGCAGGCGGCAGGACTGGGCGCACTGGCCCCGGTTGGCGGAGCGCCCACCCCACGCCTCGCTCGTCAGGCACTGCCCGCTCCAGGACATGCACAGCGCGCCATGGATGAAGACCTCCAGCTCGACATCCGTCTGCCCGGCCAGCCGGCGGATCTCCGCCACGGAGAGCTCACGCGGCACCACCACCCGGCAGATGCCCAGCCCCTGGGCGAAGCGCACGCCCTCGGCGCTGGAGATCGTCATCTGCGTGGAGGCGTGCAGCTCCAGCTGCGGGCAGAGCGCCCGGGCCAGCAGCGCCACGGCGGGATCCTGGATGATGAGGGCGTCGATACCCGCCGAGGCCGCTCCCCGCACGAGGTGCTCGACGATGGGCAGCTCGGGCTCGAAGACCAGCGTGTTCAGGGTGAGGTAGGCACGAGCCCCCGCGCGGTGGATGAGGGCCACCGTCTCCGGCAGGCGCTCCAGGGAGAAGTTCTCGGCGCGGGCCCGGGCGTTGAAGCCCTCGTCCAGCCCGAAGTAGACGGCGTCCGCCCCACTGGCGAGCGCGGCCTGGAGGGACTCGATATCTCCCGCGGGAGCAAGAATTTCAGGGCGGCGGGCAGGCATGGCTCCTCCTTTAACACGCTGCGGAAGCGAACCCCGCTCGGGAGGCTCCGAGCACCCCGCGCTCTCGCCCCCCTGCTCACCGGGCATCTTCGACTCCCAGCCGGTCCGCGCCATAGAATCCAGCATCGCGGAGAGCAAGTGCTTTCGGCGCTCCCCGTGAAAGCCGCCAGCCGAGCCAGCCAAGAAGCCCGTGCGGACCCCCTGGATTGTCCGGCATGCTTTCATCTCGGGGGCTCAGTCGGCAAAAGGGCGTGAAGGAGACCCGCGTTTTGACATTTGCCAGTCCTCCCATCCGGTTCCTGCTCTACCCCCTGCATGGGGAGATGCGGGCACACGTCCGGGCGGAGTTCTTCGGCAAGGTGTTATCCCAGCGGGTCGGCCGGCCCGTGCTGGTGGAGATCTCCCGAACCTATGAGCAGGTGGCCCAGGAGCTGGCCGAGGGCCGGGTCGACATGGCCTGGGCCACGGCGGAGCAGTGCGATCACTTCGCCCCCCAAGCCCGCGCGGTCCTGCGCGCGGTGCGCTCCGGACGCTGGTACTACTCCGCCGCCTTCGTCTGCCGGGCGGACACCCCGCTCACGCTCGAGGGCCTGCGGGGCTTGCGCGCCGCCTGGGTGGATCCGCTGTCCACCGGTGGGCACCTGCTGCCCAAGCGCTACCTGGAGTCGCGGGGACTGAAGCCCTCGGAGCTGTTCTCCGAAGAGCACTTCCATGGCAGCTACCGCGCGGCGATGCAGGCGGTGCTGCGCCGGGAGGCGGACGTCGCGACGATCTTCACCACCCACCCGGACACGCACACCGTCTACGCCGGCCTGACCGAGCGGCTGGGCCCCGACGCGCGCCTGCTGTACCCCTTCGCCTTCACCGAGCCGTGCCTCGCCGACGGGCTCATCCTGACCTCCCACCTGTCGGAGTGGGAGGCCTCGACCCTGGCCTCGGCGATCACCGCCATGAGCAGCGATGAGGGCGGGATCGAACCCCTGCTGGGGCTCTTCTCCATCGAGGGATTCGTCCCGGCGACCTCCATCCACGTCCAGATGCCCCGGCTGCGCCCCGCCCGGCGCACCGAGTACCTCGTGGCGGACATGGACACCGAGGATCGCTGCCAGCGCCTGTGGTCCTCCACCGGCATGGCGTTCGGGCGGAGCGTCCAAGAGGGTGAGGGGTCCAAGCTCCCGGAGCTGCTGCCTCCGGAGGCGGGCGTGCCCCTGGAGGCGCTCGTGCGCGCGGCGCGGGGCGGCTTCATCGGCGGGCGCATGGAGCTCCGCATGGAAGTGTCCGGAGAGATGCGCGTGTACGCCGCCGAAGTCACCCCGCGCATGCTGGACTCGGGTTCCCCCGCGCCGAACATGGCCCTGCTGGTGCGCGACGTCACCGGACAGCAGGCGCTGGAGACCGAGCTGTACCGGCTGGCCTCCTTCCCCCAGCTCCACCCCGAGCCGATGCTGGAGTTGGAGCCCGAGGGCGCCCCGCGCTACGCCAACCCCGCCGCGCACGCCGCGTTCCCGGATCTGCTGTGGCGCGGGGTGAGCCACCCGCTGGTGGAGGCGGCGCTCGACTGGGCCTGGCACGGCGCGCAGGGAGAGGGCTCTCCGCAGGTGCAGGTGGCCGGCCGCTGCTGGGAGCTGGTCGTCTCGCACCTGCAGGACATCGGCGTCATCCGCGTCTTCGCCAAGGATGTGACGTCGCGCAAGCAGCTGGAGGCGAGCCTGCTGCACGCCGATCGCATGTCGGCGCTGGGCAAGCTGTCGGCGCGCGTGGGCCACGAGATGAACAACCCGTTGGCCTTCGTCATGTCCAACCTCTCCTTCGCCCGCGAGGAGATCCACCGGCTGAAGGCGGCCCTGACGGGCGCCAAGGAGCGCGTGAACCCCCAGGACATCGAGGAGGTCATCGACGCGCTGGGCGAGGCCCAGGAGGGCGCGGAGCGGCTGAAGGAGATCGTCCAGGACCTGCGACTGCTGGCGCGAGAGCCCCCACGGCACCGAGCGCGGGTAGAGTTGCAGCCCGTGCTGGAGGACACGCTGAAGCTGGTGCGCAACGAGCTGCGCCACCGCGCCCGGCTGGAGAAGGACTTCCAGCCCGTGCCGCCGGTGGAGGCGGACGAGGCGGGGCTCGCGCAGGTGTTCCTCAACCTGATGCTCAACG
This window contains:
- a CDS encoding PfkB family carbohydrate kinase, which produces MTARPELLVVGHVTRDYIRGETRLGGAASFSSRVAATLGIETALVTSAPSDYALMAPLRSLPGLSIHVVPSPTVTTFELDYSGPRRRLYLREVARPIRIEDIPPEWRDIPVAYVAPVAGECDRALVEGLRSKLICVGLQGWLRKTAPDGLVEPSIHSEASEPPRGLGAAVFSEEDHPEAEFLAEQFARRGPVVALTRGRRGSTVRAGSQQWEIPAAPANEVDPTGAGDVFGIGLTLALARGASAPDAARAAAAIAARVVEGPEMGNLSAADAMHLPPRP
- a CDS encoding cytochrome P450; the encoded protein is MTVAAEKIALDVVSPENLLDPNPLYKHLLESEPVYWSDTLQAWFVTRHEDVAACFRDPRLSAERTQLVVEQQLRGVGTDKVRDYLHYASQQMLMKDGAEHSRLRRQTNPGFTTQALDGWRPMIHRVVDTLLDRVQDMGRMDLVLDFSEPLPSLIIMEFFDIPVAHREDFQIWANCIARFFGSPVEGMEEAALRANDAMRNLARYLGALAQERRKSPGRDILSMMIQAQAEGRMDEDQLVANAILILTAGHVTTIDQLSNGVHALLTHPEQLQKLRENPTLLMSAVEEVLRYAPAVPFMHRIAIEDLELRGRSIRRGQIVFLGIAAANRDPSVFPEPDRFDITRANNKHLSFAFGPHLCLGAGLARRELDLSFGALLRRMPGLRLDEERPPRIKCNSLVFRGFDALPVRW
- a CDS encoding nuclear transport factor 2 family protein: MSNLETVQSIYAAFSRGDVRSILEHLSEDVEWEYGVAPNDVPWLQARHGRSGALEFLQSLQALEFHTFEPKTFLEAPRLVVVLVDIDLEVKATGQRIAEKEEVHIWRFDETGQVVRFRHAVDSYQHSRALRAGTASESTGSTGDFALPWGPTLA
- a CDS encoding prephenate dehydrogenase/arogenate dehydrogenase family protein, yielding MTQVALVGYGRFGRALGTLLVESGMSYRALDPFSEVPEPYRVTSLPELVAGAELVVVAVPVPRLHSVLEALRPHLRPEQLVMDVGSVKVKPVEALAEVLGTKVPWVGTHPLFGPLSLAMAERPLRVVICPNPQHPEAAGRARRFYERLGCEIVEQTPENHDRVMAHTHALTFFVAKGMIDAGTGINVPFAPASFKALARTIEVVRSDAGHLFAAIQRENPFASEARSHLLKALEEIHGELERLPPESSAQEAGHMAIPAPQAGSPELTEARAHIDQLDRELMELLARRTELAQRAARAKAREGRPVLDPAREESLLAERRAWAAELGLEAEAVEELFRSILRFSRRSQAKGN
- a CDS encoding U32 family peptidase: MPARRPEILAPAGDIESLQAALASGADAVYFGLDEGFNARARAENFSLERLPETVALIHRAGARAYLTLNTLVFEPELPIVEHLVRGAASAGIDALIIQDPAVALLARALCPQLELHASTQMTISSAEGVRFAQGLGICRVVVPRELSVAEIRRLAGQTDVELEVFIHGALCMSWSGQCLTSEAWGGRSANRGQCAQSCRLPYDLVVDGETRELGEVKYLLSPKDLAGVRAVPELVEIGVHGLKIEGRLKGPAYVSSTVQGYQRWVESILAGAPDEARLKRDLADMSLAYSRGFSNGFLAGSDHQTLVEGRFPKHRGLYLGRVRSISGKEVWIVPDERPWTGALGLGEERPEAPAGKVASPLEGEPAPEAIDPRPGMGVVFDAGHPEDKNEPGGPIFRVERQGDGWVLGFGHPGPDLGRVAAGQRVWLNSDPSMVRRVEGLLAQGEPEGRIPLELKVSGSEGAVLRVQASAWGHESSASSQGTLTPARAGGLDEALLRDKLGAFGGTTFRLAGLDMSGLTPGLHLPVSELKALRRQLVTELTTAVERGYRRTVIETPVLESTRVSLSERVPAAPAEESARLIPLCRNDAQLEAVIAAGLPEVELDWMELVGLQRAVERAKAAGLRVTIATVRVQKPGEEGYDQRIDRLRPDAVLVRHWGAMMHFLERPAGQPRPVLHGDFSLNVTNSLTAAYLLGLGLDTLTCSHDLDATQVSALLANAPAHRFTVALHHHIATFHTEHCVYSHTLSNGRDFRTCGRPCEKHQISLRDRLGLDHPVIVDVGCRNTVFNAQAQSAASLVPRLLESGVRRFRVEFVRESQEEAARVLAAYQELLAGRLTPAEATRRAAVHEQFGVTRGTMKVLSPPAPSAR
- a CDS encoding sensor histidine kinase; the encoded protein is MTFASPPIRFLLYPLHGEMRAHVRAEFFGKVLSQRVGRPVLVEISRTYEQVAQELAEGRVDMAWATAEQCDHFAPQARAVLRAVRSGRWYYSAAFVCRADTPLTLEGLRGLRAAWVDPLSTGGHLLPKRYLESRGLKPSELFSEEHFHGSYRAAMQAVLRREADVATIFTTHPDTHTVYAGLTERLGPDARLLYPFAFTEPCLADGLILTSHLSEWEASTLASAITAMSSDEGGIEPLLGLFSIEGFVPATSIHVQMPRLRPARRTEYLVADMDTEDRCQRLWSSTGMAFGRSVQEGEGSKLPELLPPEAGVPLEALVRAARGGFIGGRMELRMEVSGEMRVYAAEVTPRMLDSGSPAPNMALLVRDVTGQQALETELYRLASFPQLHPEPMLELEPEGAPRYANPAAHAAFPDLLWRGVSHPLVEAALDWAWHGAQGEGSPQVQVAGRCWELVVSHLQDIGVIRVFAKDVTSRKQLEASLLHADRMSALGKLSARVGHEMNNPLAFVMSNLSFAREEIHRLKAALTGAKERVNPQDIEEVIDALGEAQEGAERLKEIVQDLRLLAREPPRHRARVELQPVLEDTLKLVRNELRHRARLEKDFQPVPPVEADEAGLAQVFLNLMLNAVQAMSEHDAVRNVLRVTTRTSPDGEAIVEVRDTGAGMTPEVLSRLFEPFFTTRPNSVGMGLSVSHAIVTSLGGSLHAESQPGVGTRFVLVLPAA